Genomic DNA from Candidatus Koribacter versatilis Ellin345:
TGAAGGCGCTTCACCAATTCCGCGTGTTCCTTCGGCTCGGGCTCATGAACCCGCATCAGCTTCTCGTCGCGCAGCCCGCAGAGAAATTCAATCTGCCGGAACTGCTGCGACTGGAAACCACTCGCCGGTTCTAATTTGTCACGGAAGGCGAGAAAATGGGTCGGAAGCATCGTTTCGAGGATCGTGAACTGGCTCACCAGCACCCGCAGTACTTCAGTGCATCGCCGCAACAATCGCGCCGCCTCGTAAACTTCATCTCGCGCCCGCGGATCACGTGCCACCGCCTGCAAACAACGGACCACCGCCTCGAGATCGTGCAGCAGTTCCTTGAACCACAACTCGTAGGTCTGATGAATCACGATGAAAAGCAATTCATCATGCCGAGGTGGTTCGGACTGCAGTTGCTGAAGCGAGAGTAACTCAGGGATCTTCAAATACGACCCGTATGTCAGCTTATGCTCGTCACCCGCACCGTTCCCGTGCGCCACCGGACATCCGCTGGAACTGCGAGCTTCAACCGGTGCGGTGCTCTCCGCTTCAACCTTCAGCCCCAGGAATCTCGCCGCATTTGCATTCAGCAGCTTCTTCTTTGCCGAACCGTCGATCTTGCAAGTCCGAATCAATTTACCGATTCGCTCTTCTCCCAACGGAAACGGATAATCGGATCCCAGCACGACTTGGTCTTCTCCCATCGTGCTGATCAGGAAGCACAGAGCCTCCTCGTCGTACACCGCGGAATCCACATAAAACCGGTTCACGTATCTGCGCGGCGGAAGTTCCGACTTTCCGCGTGCCACCGGATGATGCGACCACGCGTTCTCCATGCGTCCAAGCAGGAACGCGAAGCTGCCGCCCCCATGCGCGAAGCAGATGCGCAGGTTCTCCGGCAATCGATCGAACGCCCCGCTCAAGATCATCGTCACGATGCCAAGCTGAGTCTCCGCCGGCATCGCGACCGTCCACGGCGCCATGTAATTCGGCATGCGATCGCGCGCCATCATGTCCCACGGATGCACCAACACCGCTGCGCCGACGCTCGCGCAATGATGTAGGAACGTCTCGATCCCGGCGTCGTCGAGGTTCTTCTCGCCAACATGATTGCCAATCTGCACGCCAAGGTGCCCGTCCTTAATCGCCCGATCGAGTTCCGCGCATGCGAGATCAATGTCTTGTAGCGGCACCTGGCAAAGTGCCTTCAGTCGTCCCGGCGCGCGTGCACACAACTCCAACGCAGCGTCGTTGAAAATCTTCGCGCACTCCAGAGCCTGGTCCGCCGGACGGTCGTACGCAAACAGCACCGGCGTCGCCGAGATGATCTGCAGGTCTACGCCATCGCGATCCATCTCCGCCAAGCGGACGTCCATGTCCCAACATGCCGAGTAGATTTTCCGAAACTCACGGTCGCCGAGCATGATCGTCGCCTTGCCCGGTTCCGTATGCTTGATCCACGGCCAGTCCGGCGTGCCGAATTTCGCGGCAAGGTCCGGCCAGCTCTCCGGAAAGAAATGATTGTGAATGTCGATCGTCTGCATGTTTACTGCTTGCCCGGATGCACCGTGCCGCAATGCTTGCAGCGGCGTAACTCTTCGTTGGAATAGAACTGTTCAAACAGCGGTGGCAGATCTTTCACAATGCTCTTCAGCTTCACTTCCGCGCGATGCACCAGTTGATGGCAATTCGGGCAATACCACTCGAACGCGTCCACCGTGCCCTCGGGTCGCGGCATCTCCACCACCATGCCGATCGTATTCGGCCCGCGTTGCGGCGAGTGACGCATGTGCTTCGGCAGCAGGAACACTTCACCCTCGCGGATAGGGATCTCCACCGGCGGCTTGCCAACTTCCTCAATCACGCGCAGCTTGATGTCGCCCTGCAATTGGTAGAAGAATTCTTCCGTCGGATCGTCATGGAAATCGCGCCGCTGGTTCGGTCCGCCGACCACTGTCACCATGAACTCGCCGTCGTCCCAAACCTGCGCATTACCGACCGGCGGTTTCAGCTTCTCCTTGTTCTGCTCGATCCAACCGTGCAGGTTGAAGGCCTTCAGCGTCTTGATTGACGGCATCGTTTCCTCTTATTTCGCGAGCGGTTTGTATGCCACCGCGCGGATTTCAATCAGCAAGTGCGGATGCGGCAATTGATGCACGGCTACAGTTGTCCGCGCCGGCCCATCGTAGTCAAAGAACTCACCGTACACTTCGTTATATCCCGCGAAGTCGTTCATGTTCACGAGATACGTCGTCACTTCGGCTACGTCTTTCAGCGTTGCGTCGGCACTCGCCAGGATGTCGCGCACGTTCTCAATCACCGCGCGCGTCTGCTCACGGATGTCGAGTCGCGTTGTTCCCAGCGCATCCACTTCCGCGCCTGCGATCGAATTATCGGCGCGCCGCGAACTCGTTCCCGACACAAACAGAAAGTCTCCCGCGCGCTTGATGTGCGGATATTTACCGCGTGGCTTGGCTCGACCTTTCAGGACTTTGCTTTCCATCGTTACTCGGTCCGAATGCAGATGTTGTTCAACTCGGAATAGAAATTCAGCGAGTGCATCCCGCCCTCGCGCCCAATTCCCGATAGCCCAACTCCGCCGAATGGCGTGCGCAAATCGCGCAGGAACCAGCAATTCACCCACGTGATGCCTGCATTCATCTGCGGCGCCACGCGGTGCGCCCTCTGCAAATCACTCGTCCAAATTGAAGCCGCCAAACCATACCGCGTATCGTTCGCCAGCGCCACTGCTTCTTCTTCGGAATCGAACGGTGCAACGTGGCACACCGGTCCGAAGATTTCTTCTTTCACGCAGCGCGCCGATTCCTTCAGTCCCGTGAAGATCGTTGGCTGTACATAGAAGCCGCTATCGCGGCCATCACCAAACGTCGGCACGCCACCGCCGATTACGACAGTTGCGCCCTCTTCGCGCGCCAGGTCGAAATAAGACAGAACTTTCTCGCGATGCACCTTCGAAATCAGAGGCCCCATCGATGTAGCCGGTTCCATCGGCCATCCCAGGTCATAACTCTTCGCGCGCTCCGTCAGAGCCGCGACAAACCTATCGAAGATTCGTCTTTCCACGTACACGCGCTCTGCACACAGACAAACCTGGCCGGTGTTGAGGAACACCGCATCACTCATGCCCGCGATGGTCGCGTCGAAATCACAGTCAGCAAAAATGACGGCGGCATTCTTGCCGCCCAACTCAAACGAAACCGGCTTCACGGTCGGCGCGCAAGCCCGCATAATAGAGGCGCCCGTCTGCGACTCCCCCGTAAAAGTCACCGCGTTCACGCCCGGATGGCTGACCAGAAACTCACCCGCCGAGTTTGGCCCGAACCCGTGCACCACGTTATAGACGCCATCGGGTACGCCCGCTTCCTGCATCACTTCCGCTAGCAGTGTCGCGGTCGCTGGCGTCTCTTCCGACGGCTTCACCACCACCGCGTTTCCGCACGCCAGTGCCGGAGCCACCTTCCACGTCAGTAGCAGCAGCGGCAAGTTCCACGGAGTCACGATCCCAACTACACCAATCGGCTTGCGCACGGTGTAATTCAGCGCGCGGCGACCGTCCGGCAATTCGGTCTCGAACGCTTCCAGCCCCGCGATTTTGATCACATCAGCAAACACTCGAAAGTTCGCGGCGGCGCGTGGCACATCCAGTCGGGAGGCCAGCGATAAGGGCTTGCCCGTGTCTGCGACCTCCGCCTGTACAAAGCAGTCAAAGCGCTTCTCAATTCCTTCCGCAATCTTGTAGAGAACAGTCGCTCGACCACGCGCGCCGAGTTTGCCCCACTCCCCATGCAGCGCCTTGCGCGCCGCAGCAACAGCTTCGTCCACCATCTCGGCTGACGCTTCCGTCACGGTGGCAGCAACACTTCCATCTGCGGGATTAATGTCCGCAAACCCCCGTTTGCCGGGCACGAAGCGTCCGCCAATGTAGCTGTGCAGCGACTTCAAAATGAGAACCCCTGATTGCGAGAAGCACCGGAATCTGGCTGCGAGATGCGCTGTTAAGAAATGTTATCAGCGTCGGAAGGCGAGTGCCACTTGCAGCACTTGGGCTATTTCGCTTTCGAGGCCGAATGTTCCTGCCAGAATTTCCAGGTCTCAGCGTTGATCTCATCCGCGAAGGCAAAGTAATCGTGGTCTGCCTTCGGCAGCTCACGATAATGCAGCGTGTACCCGCGAGCTTGCAGCATCTTCTGCGTCCTTCTCGTTTGCGCAATCGGGTACACGCGGTCCGCATCACCGATGTAAAGCGCGACCGGCACCTTGCGCTTTGCCTGGTCGAATATCGACGCATATTGATCTTCAACGCCATTGGCAAAAATCGCGCCGCCGGCGTAGGACTCCGCATCGAGCGTGATCACATCGAATGCGAGGTAGCCGCCCATCGAATAGCCGAAGACGTAGACCTTCTTGGCATCGAACTTCGCGTGCGTCAGCGCGTCATCAAGCACGCAATGGAATACTGCAGGTGCGACGCCTTCAAACTTCTCATCCCGAGGCAGCGAAGGTGCGATCAGCGCAATCCCATTCTTTTTTGCGAAAGCTGCCCACGCTTCGATCATCGAATCGGGGCTGCCCCCAGCGCCGTGCAGCAGAAGAATCGCCGGTTGCATTTCGTACCCGGTACTGAATAGAACATAGTCGTAATGCGCCCCTTTGCAGTTCGCCTTGACGTGTGAAACGTCCGCGGCGAGAGCCGCAATTGGCAGGGACGCAAGCAGACAGATCATTGAATTCCGCAACGAGAACACCGGCGCATTCTACCCTCACGCGAGCGACCTCGCATTTGCTAAGCTGGTTGCTTCGGCATTTCTTCCGCAGCGCGCTCCGGCGCGAATCCATTACAGGTACGAACCAAGTGGCAGACTTTCATGGCAGCTTCGAGTACGCCGGTCCGGACCGCGCCGTCCGGCAACAAGGCAATTGCCGCATTCAAATCGATCCCGAGCTATTCACTTGCTCGCCCGACCTCGGCACGCCCATCGTCTTCGATCTCGGCGACATTGACGCCATTCACACCGAACGTTTCACCATTCGCATTGCGCTCTACACCGGGTCAACTCTCACGCTGAATCAGCTCGGCCGCGACATGCAACCGCTGATCAGCGATCTCATGCCAAAGTTCCGCGACCGCATGGCGAAGTGCCTGCTTGTCGGCGATCTCGAAGAAGTAGATCGCTTCGAAGGTTCATTCCAACTGGAAAGCGTGGTTCAGAAGTGCCCGTCCTGCGGCGCCGCGACTACCTCATCGAAGTTCTGTCCGTCGTGCGGCAAGCCGACGCATCCGGAAGAGACTGCGCCAATGCAATGCCCAGGTTGCGGCGCAAGTGTGCAGGGCAAGAACTTCTGCCCTGAGTGCGGCGGGGCGCTGCGAGCTAACACCGCCGTCGCGCCGCACGGAGGCCCCGCGCAGATCCGTCTCTACAAGAGCAACGTCGGCGTGCTCGCCACGGAATCCCAGAGCTTTCAATGGCGTCTCGCAGATCTTGATGCGGTCAAGGCCGATCCGAAGACCTACCAGGCCGTCCTCGAGATCGGCTGCACCGCACTACGCATCAACGAACTAGGCAAGCGTACTGAAGATTTCGCGCGAAAAGTCCGCGAGACTACCAGCGAACTCCTCGCCAATGGGTCGAAAGCGCTGCACACCGCGTTCCCGTTCCTCAATCCCGACCAGCTTCAGTCGGTAGCACAACTCCTGCGCGAAGGCAGTTCCGCCCCGGTCACGAAGCTCGACGCGATCCATCCGCAGATGAGCGCCGCGCTGGAGAAGAATGCTGTTGACGCTACCCTCAAGCCCTACTACGACGACCTCGTAAAGCGCACCGCCCCCGGCTTGCTCTACGCCGGCTTCAAAATCATTCGTCCCGAAGACGAAGACCTCGCCGCCCCGAAAGAAGAAGCGGCGCCCGAAGATCAGGCTCCCGGCGATGCCGATGGTGCTCCCGCTGCCGACGCCGCTGGCCCGGCTACTCTCTACTGGTTCTTTTTCCCGCTCTCCACAAAGCCCGGCAGCGCTGATCTTGCCAATGCCGTCGCGTGGGAAGCCAGCTCTGCCTCCGGCCGTGCCACCTACTTCTTCCGCCTCTTCGATCGCGCCGAGAAAGCCAGGTTGCAAGATCCTCTAGCTGTCGCCGATTCCATCCGTCGCCTCAACTCGGTCCTAGGCACGCTCAACTTCCGCCGCCGACCGATCTACCTCAGCGACGCCGAACTCAACACCGACCCTCGCTTCCATCGCTATGCCATCGCTGCGCGTCGCATCCCGGAGTTGCGCCAGGTGCGCGCCAGCCTGCTCGGGCGCGCCATCCACAGCAGCTTCGACGCATGGCAGACCCAGGTCGCCAACCTCCTCGATAAGGCATAAATCCGCTTCGTCGCCGCGTGGTTTTCTGTTACATCTTTAAGATGGCGACCCACACTCCGCATCGGCCCGCCGCGTCTGTAACGCTCGAATCCATCGAGCAGGCGCGCGCCCGCATTCGCGCCGATGTTTACTTCTCCCCCTGCAACCACTCGCACTCAATCTCCAAGATCGCCGGCCAGCGCGTATACCTGAAGCTCGAAAATCTCCAGATGACCGGTTCCTTCAAGGAACGTGGCGCGCTCAACAAAATTCTCACGCTCTCCAACGACGAGAAGCAGCGTGGCGTCATCGCAGCCAGCGCTGGCAATCACGCGCAAGGTGTCTCGTTCCACGCCACGCGCCATGGCATTCGCGCCCGCATCGTCATGCCGATGATGACGCCTTTGGTTAAAGTCAATGCCACGCGCGGCTACGGCGCCGAAGTCATCCTCCATGGCGCCGACTACGACGAAGCTTACGAAGAAGCTTGCCGCCTCGCCGCCCTCGAAGGCCTCGTATTCATTCATCCTTTTGACGATCCGCAGGTCATCGCCGGGCAGGGAACCATCGCGCTCGAATTGCTCGAGCAAGCGCCCGACATGGAAGCTGTCGTCGTGCCCATCGGCGGCGGAGGTCTTATCAGCGGCATCGCTTGCGCATTGAAATCCCTGCGTCCGGATATCCGCGTCATCGGCGTGCAGGCCGCGCGTATGCCTTCCATGCAAAGTGCATTGCAAGCGCACAAGGCGGTCACCATTGATTCGAACACCACTATCGCTGATGGCATCGCTGTCCGCCGATCCGGCGATCTCACTGTCCATCTCGTCGAAAGCTACGTCGACGAACTCGTCGTCGCCGAAGAAGAAGAAATTGCCAGCGGCATCCTCACCCTGCTCGAACGCGAGAAGACTCTCGCCGAAGGCGCCGGCGCCGCAGCAGTCGCCGCCCTGTTACACCACAAAACTTCGCTGAAAAATGAAAAGACCGTTGCCCTCGTTTGCGGCGGCAACATCGACGTCTCGTTGCTGGCCCGCATCATCCAGCGCGGTCTTGCCAAAGACGGCCGCCTCGTCCGGCTGCAGATCCATCTCTCCGATCGTCCCGGCTCGTTGCATCAACTTACGCGCCTACTTACCGTGCATCAGGCCAACATCGTCGAATTACACCATGACCGCACCTACTATGGCGTGAACCTCGGCGACACCATGATTGACGTCACCCTGGAGGCTCGCGGGGAGGAGCAGATCCAGCAGATCCTCCACGGCCTGCGGCAGGAGGGTTATAGGCATGAGCGCATTGTGTAAGCCGCTTTACAGTTGCGTAAATTCCCTCATAACTTCGGTTATCTGTGCTACTGTATGTCCCCCGAGCTAGCATTTCTCCAGTATTTTCTTGCTCGGGGTCTTCCAGATGTCTGCCTCTGAACCAGCGCTTTCGTCCGCACCTTCGCCATCGCCTACGCCGGTGTTTACCACCGATGAGATGCTCAGAACCATGCTGAAAGTCTCTGAAAAGGTCAGCGACCTGATCTTCTCGCCCGGGCGTGCTCCGCAGGTGGAACTGAACAGCGCTCTCGTCGCGGTGCCAGGATTGCCGACATTAATGCCCGTGGACACACGGCGAATCGCCGGCGATTTGATGGGTAATAACGAACAAGCGACAACTTCGTTGAGGGAGAAGGGTTCGGCCGATCTCTCCTATAGCCTTGCGCGTGAATCGCGATTCCGTGTGAACATCTTTTCGCAGCGCGGCAGTTACGCCATCGTGATGCGCGTCATCCCGCACAGCGTGCCCACATTCGAGCAGTTGAACCTGCCGCCACAACTGGCCGACATTACCAAGCTGATCAACGGCATCGTCCTGGTCACGGGCCCCACCGGATCAGGTAAGAGTTCCACCCTGGCGGCGATCATCAACAAGGTCAACTTGGAGAAGGCGTGGCACATCGTCACCATTGAGGATCCGATCGAGTTTCTTCACCCTCATAAGCAGTGCACCATTCACCAACGAGAGTTGCATAGCGACACGCCGAGCTTTGCCCTCGCTCTGCGCGCTGCGCTGCGCCAGGCGCCAAAGGTCATCCTGGTCGGCGAAATGCGCGATCGTGAAACCATGGAGATTGCACTCGAAGCCGCGGAAACCGGCCACCTCGTCATGTCAACTCTCCACACCACCGACGCCTCCAAAACCGTGGAGCGCATCATCGGCACCTTCCCGATTTCCGACCAGCACATTATTCGAATCCGCTTAGCGAAGAGTTTCCGCTACATCATTTCGCAGCGTCTTATGCCGAAGAAGGATAAGACCGGACGCGTGGCTGCCATCGAGATTCTCAAGTCCACCATCCGCACTCGCGAGTACGTAGAGAAAGGCGAGAACGAAGGCAAGACCTTGCTCGACGCCATGCGCGATGGCGACCTCGACGGCATGCAGTGTTTCGACGACGTGATCGAGCGCATGATCCGCGAAGGTGTGGTCGACATTGATACTGGCCTCGGATACTCCACCAACCCCGGCAACCTGCGCCTCCAGTTGGCGGACCTGATTGATGCTCAGCGCGCCGCGGAATCTGAATTCGAACCATAATCGCTCGTCGCGCACGCATCTAACCCGTCAGAGGGTCGCGGTGTCCGAAGATCAGCAAACAGGAATCATTCGCAAACTTTTGCCGTTCACCAGCGCTGCCGTCGTGATTGCGCTTCTCTATGTCGGCTACGTCTTCTATTCGCGCCATCAGGCTGAGAAAGACGCCGAACAGAAGCTCACCGATCAGCAGGCCGCCGACGTGCGTAAAACCTCTGAAGCCTACGGCGGCAATGAGCTGAAGATTCTCACTTTCTATGCCACCGCAGGTCCTATCCGTCGCGGCGAAACCACGCAGCTCTGTTACAGCGTCTCCAATGCCCAGAGCCTGAAGATCGAACCCGATGTCCATGACGTCCCGGTGTCTTACAGCAATTGCGTAAAGGTCTCGCCCACCAAAGACACCACTTATGTGCTATCTGCAACAAGCGCAAAGGGCAAAACGGACACCGCCGAGTTAACAATTCCCGTCCGCTGATCAGTACTACTTCTTGTAGTCGTTTACGGTTCTCTACAGACTGTGAGCTCCTGCCATTTTCGTTAACGCCTGTCGAAGCATATGCCGTTCCTTGCTTCCTCCGCCGGGGAGTGTTGCTTGACTCATCGTCTCTTGCGTACCGCGCTCGTCTGCGTTTCGTTCGTCTCGATTTTCGGAGTTCTCACCTCTGCCCAGGAATTTCGCGGCGGACTAGCTGGTAGGGTCCAGGACGCCTCTGGCGCCCGCGTCGCCGCAGCCCACGTCCAGGTGCAGGCTCCAGAGTCTTCCGTGCAACGCGAGACCGCCACAGACGCAAGCGGCAACTTCCGCTTCAGCGATCTTCCCGTCGGACGCTACCAGGTGACCGTCAACGCGCAGGGTTTCGGTGTCGCGACCTCCGAAGTCGCGGTGCTGGTCGGCTCAACCCGCGATGTCTTCGTGACCCTCCATCCGCCTTCGGTGAAGGAGAGTGTCGCGGTCTCCGGTGAAGCATCCTCCATCACCATGCAGCCCCTCGATACCTCAAGCCCCGTCCACCAGGCGGTGGTCTCGGCACATGATCTCGAGGAACTCCCGCTCGCCAACCGCAGCTTCGCCAACATGGCGTATCTCGCACCCGGCACCCAGCCCATCGAACCCAGCGACCCGACCAAGGCACGCATCACCGCCGTCGGCACCGGTGGCAGTTCCGGGTTGAATAACGAGAACTCCGTGGACGGAGGCGACAACTCCGACGATTACATCGGCGGCTTCCTCCAGAACTTCTCCACCGACAGCATCCAGCAGTTCGCCTTCCGCGTCGCGCAGGAAGACGCCGACACTGGCCGCACGACCGGCGGCTCCGTCGTCATTACAACCAAGCGCGGCACCAACGACTGGCACGGCCTATTCGGCTTCTACGACCGCACCTCTGGCCTCACCGCTCGCTACCCCATCGACAATCCTGAGCCCAACCCGAAGCAGCCTTTCTCGCGCCAGAACTACATCTTCAACGGCGGCGGGCCGATTAAGAAAGACAAGCTCTGGGGTTTCGGATCGTTGGAATACGTCCACGAGCGCGCCAGCATCGCGTACAGCAACGACAGCCTCGCACAGTTCAACGCGCTGGCCTCGCTCGCGCAGGCCGGCTATATTCCCGGCGCTCCCGATATCGCCGTTCCGCCCTATGTCATCACTCCCTTTAACGACTACATCGGCGATGCCCGTCTCGATTGGGCGCAATCCGATCATTCGCAGTGGTTCTTGCGCGGCGCCACCGACCGTTACACCACCGAGAACGACATGGTGCAGCAGGGCACGCTCCCGTCGGTCGGCGCCACGACGCGTTCGCTCTACTGGAATTTCGCGCTTAACAACCAGTACCAGTTCTCGAACACCTGGCTCGGTTCCTTCACTTTCGACGCTTCCATCCTGCATCGCACCGTCAATCGCAACCAGTACTACGGCTTCTCGCTCGACTTCCCATTCACCACCACGCCCAGCGTCATCACCGGCGCCGACACCTTCGGCGACAACTCCTTCGTAACGCCGATCACTGCCTTCCCAGTCCTGCGTAACCAGCAGAAGTATCAGTTCCGCTACGATCTTTCCCACTCGACGCCGAAGCACACCATGAAGTTCGGTGTGAACTTGATCCACGAGCCGGTCATTGGGGGAGTATTGGCCTCACAAGCCGAAACCGTCATCGCTTACTCGCAGAATCCCGTGGACTACGCGGCCAACCCTGCCAGTTTCGCGTTTACGTCGGCGTATCTCACCAATCCTGATACCTGCAACGAAAACGCTCTCGATCCCGACACGGTTTGTACCGCGACGCCTGCGGGCGATGGGAGTTTTTGGCAGAACGTGCAGCGCCTGGGCATCTACGCCGAGGACATCTGGCGCGTGACCCCGCACCTCACGCTGAACTACGGCCTGCGTTGGGACACAACCTTCGGCCTCTTCGACGTGGGTGGCCGCAGCCAGAACGCGAACGTCGCCCTGCAAACCATTGCCTACCCGCAGTACAACGGCGTCCCGCTCGACAACCGCAAGCAGTTTGGTCCGCGCGTCGGCGCCATTTATTCACCGGGAGATAGCGGCAAACTCGTTCTTCGCGCTGGCTTTGGCATGTTCTACAACGATCTCGCGCAAAACGGCTGGGTGGATGCGTTGATGGCCGTTAACCCCGGCAATGCCAACGTCAACAGCACCGGCGCGATCATCGACCCGCACTACCACACGCCCTACGCCATCGACGCTAGCGCCGGCGTGGAATACGCCTTCGATCAAGACTGGATGGGTGCCGTCGAATTCACGCACCAGACCGGCATGCACGGCTATCGTCGCTACGACTATCCCGATGTCTCAGTCTTCCGCAGCGACAATCGCTCCGCCTACGACGGCCTCGTCCTGCGCGTACAGGGCAACGTCTCCAAGCACTACAGCCTGACTGCCCACTACACCTTTGCCAAGGCCCAGACCTGGGGCTGCCAACTCGGCGAACTCTTTGACTACGTGAACGGCGTCTGCGACCCCTTTAACGCCTTTGGCCCGGGGGACTACGGTCCAGCCGGTGAAGACGTACGCCACCGCTTCGTGCTCGCAGGCACATGGCACGCCCCGCTCGGCATCGAGCTTTCCACCATGACGCAAGCCGAGAGCGGTCGCCCCTTTACCATTACGAATCCCGACGGCTCCGGCCGCGCCGTCATTAACG
This window encodes:
- a CDS encoding alpha/beta fold hydrolase — its product is MICLLASLPIAALAADVSHVKANCKGAHYDYVLFSTGYEMQPAILLLHGAGGSPDSMIEAWAAFAKKNGIALIAPSLPRDEKFEGVAPAVFHCVLDDALTHAKFDAKKVYVFGYSMGGYLAFDVITLDAESYAGGAIFANGVEDQYASIFDQAKRKVPVALYIGDADRVYPIAQTRRTQKMLQARGYTLHYRELPKADHDYFAFADEINAETWKFWQEHSASKAK
- a CDS encoding tryptophan 2,3-dioxygenase family protein, with the translated sequence MQTIDIHNHFFPESWPDLAAKFGTPDWPWIKHTEPGKATIMLGDREFRKIYSACWDMDVRLAEMDRDGVDLQIISATPVLFAYDRPADQALECAKIFNDAALELCARAPGRLKALCQVPLQDIDLACAELDRAIKDGHLGVQIGNHVGEKNLDDAGIETFLHHCASVGAAVLVHPWDMMARDRMPNYMAPWTVAMPAETQLGIVTMILSGAFDRLPENLRICFAHGGGSFAFLLGRMENAWSHHPVARGKSELPPRRYVNRFYVDSAVYDEEALCFLISTMGEDQVVLGSDYPFPLGEERIGKLIRTCKIDGSAKKKLLNANAARFLGLKVEAESTAPVEARSSSGCPVAHGNGAGDEHKLTYGSYLKIPELLSLQQLQSEPPRHDELLFIVIHQTYELWFKELLHDLEAVVRCLQAVARDPRARDEVYEAARLLRRCTEVLRVLVSQFTILETMLPTHFLAFRDKLEPASGFQSQQFRQIEFLCGLRDEKLMRVHEPEPKEHAELVKRLHEPSLHDVLFDALRALGKLPAYAPDATDRDRFEARAFAIRDVYEDEKHFRDWIDVCERLTEFDELVVSWRLRHIQMVERTIGLKMGTGGSTGASYLRLTLDKTFFPELWEARTMLRKAE
- a CDS encoding type IV pilus twitching motility protein PilT, whose amino-acid sequence is MSASEPALSSAPSPSPTPVFTTDEMLRTMLKVSEKVSDLIFSPGRAPQVELNSALVAVPGLPTLMPVDTRRIAGDLMGNNEQATTSLREKGSADLSYSLARESRFRVNIFSQRGSYAIVMRVIPHSVPTFEQLNLPPQLADITKLINGIVLVTGPTGSGKSSTLAAIINKVNLEKAWHIVTIEDPIEFLHPHKQCTIHQRELHSDTPSFALALRAALRQAPKVILVGEMRDRETMEIALEAAETGHLVMSTLHTTDASKTVERIIGTFPISDQHIIRIRLAKSFRYIISQRLMPKKDKTGRVAAIEILKSTIRTREYVEKGENEGKTLLDAMRDGDLDGMQCFDDVIERMIREGVVDIDTGLGYSTNPGNLRLQLADLIDAQRAAESEFEP
- a CDS encoding zinc ribbon domain-containing protein, which encodes MADFHGSFEYAGPDRAVRQQGNCRIQIDPELFTCSPDLGTPIVFDLGDIDAIHTERFTIRIALYTGSTLTLNQLGRDMQPLISDLMPKFRDRMAKCLLVGDLEEVDRFEGSFQLESVVQKCPSCGAATTSSKFCPSCGKPTHPEETAPMQCPGCGASVQGKNFCPECGGALRANTAVAPHGGPAQIRLYKSNVGVLATESQSFQWRLADLDAVKADPKTYQAVLEIGCTALRINELGKRTEDFARKVRETTSELLANGSKALHTAFPFLNPDQLQSVAQLLREGSSAPVTKLDAIHPQMSAALEKNAVDATLKPYYDDLVKRTAPGLLYAGFKIIRPEDEDLAAPKEEAAPEDQAPGDADGAPAADAAGPATLYWFFFPLSTKPGSADLANAVAWEASSASGRATYFFRLFDRAEKARLQDPLAVADSIRRLNSVLGTLNFRRRPIYLSDAELNTDPRFHRYAIAARRIPELRQVRASLLGRAIHSSFDAWQTQVANLLDKA
- a CDS encoding RidA family protein, with the protein product MESKVLKGRAKPRGKYPHIKRAGDFLFVSGTSSRRADNSIAGAEVDALGTTRLDIREQTRAVIENVRDILASADATLKDVAEVTTYLVNMNDFAGYNEVYGEFFDYDGPARTTVAVHQLPHPHLLIEIRAVAYKPLAK
- a CDS encoding 2-hydroxymuconic semialdehyde dehydrogenase; this translates as MKSLHSYIGGRFVPGKRGFADINPADGSVAATVTEASAEMVDEAVAAARKALHGEWGKLGARGRATVLYKIAEGIEKRFDCFVQAEVADTGKPLSLASRLDVPRAAANFRVFADVIKIAGLEAFETELPDGRRALNYTVRKPIGVVGIVTPWNLPLLLLTWKVAPALACGNAVVVKPSEETPATATLLAEVMQEAGVPDGVYNVVHGFGPNSAGEFLVSHPGVNAVTFTGESQTGASIMRACAPTVKPVSFELGGKNAAVIFADCDFDATIAGMSDAVFLNTGQVCLCAERVYVERRIFDRFVAALTERAKSYDLGWPMEPATSMGPLISKVHREKVLSYFDLAREEGATVVIGGGVPTFGDGRDSGFYVQPTIFTGLKESARCVKEEIFGPVCHVAPFDSEEEAVALANDTRYGLAASIWTSDLQRAHRVAPQMNAGITWVNCWFLRDLRTPFGGVGLSGIGREGGMHSLNFYSELNNICIRTE
- a CDS encoding threonine ammonia-lyase codes for the protein MATHTPHRPAASVTLESIEQARARIRADVYFSPCNHSHSISKIAGQRVYLKLENLQMTGSFKERGALNKILTLSNDEKQRGVIAASAGNHAQGVSFHATRHGIRARIVMPMMTPLVKVNATRGYGAEVILHGADYDEAYEEACRLAALEGLVFIHPFDDPQVIAGQGTIALELLEQAPDMEAVVVPIGGGGLISGIACALKSLRPDIRVIGVQAARMPSMQSALQAHKAVTIDSNTTIADGIAVRRSGDLTVHLVESYVDELVVAEEEEIASGILTLLEREKTLAEGAGAAAVAALLHHKTSLKNEKTVALVCGGNIDVSLLARIIQRGLAKDGRLVRLQIHLSDRPGSLHQLTRLLTVHQANIVELHHDRTYYGVNLGDTMIDVTLEARGEEQIQQILHGLRQEGYRHERIV
- a CDS encoding 3-hydroxyanthranilate 3,4-dioxygenase, translated to MPSIKTLKAFNLHGWIEQNKEKLKPPVGNAQVWDDGEFMVTVVGGPNQRRDFHDDPTEEFFYQLQGDIKLRVIEEVGKPPVEIPIREGEVFLLPKHMRHSPQRGPNTIGMVVEMPRPEGTVDAFEWYCPNCHQLVHRAEVKLKSIVKDLPPLFEQFYSNEELRRCKHCGTVHPGKQ